The following are encoded in a window of Carassius auratus strain Wakin unplaced genomic scaffold, ASM336829v1 scaf_tig00034654, whole genome shotgun sequence genomic DNA:
- the LOC113081631 gene encoding zinc finger BED domain-containing protein 1-like, which yields MSQPETSAAAADDLVPKRRSTSKIWQFFGFKRDDHMQTEVICKTCKSRVATKTGNTSNLFSHLKAKHNDLYQLCSAEKSSSSGESTLVHQPKQQSISSSFESITPYPVSSRRHREITEAITRYLAKDMVPIATVGKPGFLHLMNTIDKRYNIPSRTYFSRIAIPQMYEHTRDRVMLELRDVEHFACTTDLWSSRTTEPYISLTVHFIDKAFKMRSLCLQTAYFPSEHSGENIALGLREALSGWNLNEARLVCFTTDNATNMIKAAEINGWPRLQCFGHRLHLAIENAVKCDTRISRALGVCKKLVGHFSHSWKKKEALKKAQRELNLPEHGLITECPTRWGTKQQMMERILEQQRALSQVLSENRSTRHLVPSWQDIEVLESVNKALKPLQDFTDALSGEEYVSISYLLPVLRLLNTQTLAADEEDTELTCSIKTKVLGYMEAKYEDPATQTLLNIATFLDPRFKKDYIPKEQWEEISLRIKSEMKEAQPAVAISSSSVGAAVSGAEAEPCQSATATSTKRMKKSLGSLLQTSVTSPSESSDHATIEAEFNSYILIPKIHSEQDPLAWWGIHKVNFPHLSKLAEKYLCVPATSTPSERLFSTSGNVVTCQRASLKPNKVDMLVFLSKNL from the exons ATGAGCCAGCCTGAGACATCCGCAGCTGCTGCCGACGATTTAGTGCCAAAACGAAGAAGCACCTCAAAGATATGGCAGTTTTTTGGATTTAAAAGAGATGACCACATGCAGACTGAAGTTATATGTAAAACATGTAAATCTCGTGTAGCAACGAAAACGGGAAACACTTCAAATCTGTTCAGTCACCTCAAAGCAAAGCACAACGATTTGTATCAGCTATGCTCTGCAGAAAAATCTTCAAGCTCAGGTGAATCAACCCTCGTTCACCAACCCAAGCAACAATCCATATCATCAAGCTTCGAAAGCATAACACCATATCCTGTAAGTTCCCGCCGTCATAGAGAGATAACCGAGGCCATTACACGCTATCTGGCAAAGGATATGGTTCCGATCGCCACAGTCGGGAAACCAGGGTTTTTGCACCTGATGAATACCATCGACAAACGGTACAACATTCCCTCTCGAACCTATTTTTCACGCATTGCTATCCCCCAAATGTACGAGCATACTCGCGACCGTGTCATGTTGGAACTGAGAGATGTCGAACATTTTGCGTGTACAACGGACCTCTGGTCCAGTAGGACAACAGAGCCGTACATTAGTTTAACGGTTCACTTTATTGACAAAGCCTTTAAGATGAGAAGTCTGTGCTTACAGACAGCATATTTCCCCAGTGAACACAGTGGGGAAAACATAGCGCTGGGACTGCGAGAGGCTTTGTCTGGCTGGAATTTGAATGAGGCGCGTCTAGTGTGTTTTACCACTGACAACGCAACCAATATGATCAAAGCGGCTGAAATAAATGGTTGGCCCCGACTACAGTGCTTCGGGCACAGACTGCACCTTGCTATTG AAAATGCAGTCAAATGTGACACACGCATCAGTCGTGCTCTAGGAGTGTGCAAAAAGCTAGTGGGACATTTTTCCCATAGCTGGAAAAAGAAAGAAGCGCTAAAGAAAGCACAGAGAGAGCTTAACCTGCCAGAACATGGTCTGATCACAGAGTGCCCTACACGATGGGGCACTAAGCAACAAATGATGGAAAGGATCCTGGAACAGCAGAGGGCTCTGTCACAAGTTCTCTCTGAAAATCGGAGTACAAGACATCTGGTTCCATCTTGGCAGGACATTGAGGTCCTTGAGTCCGTAAACAAGGCATTGAAGCCACTTCAAGattttacagatgctttgtctGGGGAAGAATACGTGAGCATTTCCTATCTACTTCCAGTTCTTCGTTTACTGAACACACAAACCCTTGCTGCTGACGAGGAAGACACAGAGCTGACATGCTCAATTAAAACCAAAGTGCTGGGCTACATGGAGGCAAAATATGAGGATCCTGCAACCCAAACTCTCTTGAACATTGCCACTTTTTTAGATCCAAGGTTCAAAAAAGACTACATTCCTAAGGAACAATGGGAAGAAATTAGTTTAAGGATAAAATCAGAAATGAAG gaGGCACAACCTGCTGTTGccatatcatcatcatcagtgggTGCTGCTGTGTCAGGTGCTGAGGCTGAGCCATGTCAAAGTGCCACAGCCACAAGTACAAAGAGGATGAAGAAGTCTTTAGGAAGTCTCTTACAGACCTCAGTCACATCTCCCTCTGAATCCTCTGACCATGCAACCATTGAAGCAGAATTTAACAGCTACATTCTGATCCCCAAAATCCACAGTGAGCAGGACCCTTTGGCATGGTGGGGAATTCACAAGGTAAATTTCCCCCACTTAAGCAAGCTGGCGGAAAAATATCTTTGTGTGCCTGCCACTAGCACACCATCTGAAAGACTTTTCAGCACATCAGGCAATGTAGTTACATGTCAGCGTGCATCCCTGAAACCAAACAAAGTGGACATGCTGGTTTTCTTGTCCAAAAATCTTTAA